The DNA sequence CAAATTTGCCATCAGCAAGATTGTCTTTTTGCAGCAGAACCATCCCGAGATATTTGAGAAGATTCACAAATGGCTTCCTCTGCCGGACTATGTTGCCTATCTGCTGACCGGTGAGCAGTTCACCGATTATTCCATCGCATCCCGCACCATGTGCTTTGATGTAACCAACCTGTGCTGGTCCCGTGAGATTCTGGAGCCCTTGGGCATCAGCCCGGATATCTTCCCGCCCACCATACCGGGCGCTACCCGCCGGGGTGAAATCACAACCGCCGCTCAGGAGCTGACCGGCCTGCTTAAAGGAACCCCTGTGGTTGCAGGCGGACATGACCATTCCTGCGCCGCCATTACCGTAAACATCTGGGAGGATGGTGTTGTGCTGGATTCTATGGGCACCGCCGAATCCTGCATGGTGGCCATTGATAAAATGAATTTCAGTGATCATGGCTATGAAAATGCCATTTGCATGTATCCTCACTGCACCGATAAGCTTTACCGGGCTATTTCCGGTTTTAATGCTTGTGGAGCTTCCGTTGAATGGTATCTCAAGACCATCGGCCGGGCCATTGTCTTAGAGGCCGAGGCCCAGGGCCGTAACCGCTTTGAACTCATGAACGAGAAAGCTGCTAAAGAGGTTACTGATATCCCCAGCATGGTGTATCTGCCTTTCCTGCGGGGCTCTCGGCATAATTCCAACGTGCGGGGCGGTTTTGTAGGTATTTCCGATGGCCATTTAGATGGGGACTATGTCAACGCTCTGTTGGAAGGCCTTTGCTGTGAATTTCGCTCCATTGCTCAAGAGTATGAAACTCTGTTTGGAATCAGCTGCAACCGCATTCAGGCAGTAGGCGGCGGCTCTCGTGACCCTTACTGGATGCAGATCAAGGCAAACGTCATGAAGAACACCGTTTATGTACCCGCCAACCGGGAGGGCGCCAGCATGGGTGCGGCTTTCCTTGGGGCTGTGGGTATGGGCGACATTGACTTTGCAGGTCTTGCCGCAATGAAGCGCCCGGGGGATACCTATAAGCCTGCCGCTGACGCTCAGGGTGAGAAGATATTTGAAAAATACTGCAAAGCAAAGGCGCATCTGATTTCTTACTATGAATAAGCCATCTATAACGCTAGTGTTGTAGGAGATAAGACATGAAGATCAGAGAAGCACAAGCGCATGATTTAAAGTCCTTGTTGCAACTCTACACACAGCTTCACGATAATATTTTGCCAAATATTGATTTAGGTATTGAAAAACTATGGGCATCTATTCTACAGGACGAAAAGTATCATGTCTTGGTTGGTGCTATTGATGATAAGCTGGTCTGCTCCTGCACTATTTTGATTGTTCCTAATCTTACTAATAATCAGCGTCCATATGCCTTAATTGAGAATGTCATCACACATCCAGGTTATAGGTGCCAAGGCTATGCCACATCTATTTTAGATTTTGCGAAAGAATTAG is a window from the Oscillospiraceae bacterium MB08-C2-2 genome containing:
- a CDS encoding FGGY family carbohydrate kinase, producing the protein MHYYIGIDFGSTNIKVAAYTLAGETAHIESRPNRVTHPRPDWSDFDIDGIWAGIQESLQIITAKLGAANIRAVSFSSMGEPAVPIDKEGTPLYPTMAWYDMRSLPQLEYINNKIGRRRLYEITGQVPDPKFAISKIVFLQQNHPEIFEKIHKWLPLPDYVAYLLTGEQFTDYSIASRTMCFDVTNLCWSREILEPLGISPDIFPPTIPGATRRGEITTAAQELTGLLKGTPVVAGGHDHSCAAITVNIWEDGVVLDSMGTAESCMVAIDKMNFSDHGYENAICMYPHCTDKLYRAISGFNACGASVEWYLKTIGRAIVLEAEAQGRNRFELMNEKAAKEVTDIPSMVYLPFLRGSRHNSNVRGGFVGISDGHLDGDYVNALLEGLCCEFRSIAQEYETLFGISCNRIQAVGGGSRDPYWMQIKANVMKNTVYVPANREGASMGAAFLGAVGMGDIDFAGLAAMKRPGDTYKPAADAQGEKIFEKYCKAKAHLISYYE
- a CDS encoding GNAT family N-acetyltransferase; amino-acid sequence: MKIREAQAHDLKSLLQLYTQLHDNILPNIDLGIEKLWASILQDEKYHVLVGAIDDKLVCSCTILIVPNLTNNQRPYALIENVITHPGYRCQGYATSILDFAKELARKENCYKIMLMTGSKLESTWRFYERAGYNSQDKKAFVQWL